One genomic segment of Acomys russatus chromosome 6, mAcoRus1.1, whole genome shotgun sequence includes these proteins:
- the LOC127190820 gene encoding relA-associated inhibitor-like, producing the protein MSLPLRLPYCSPARRLRAVFLFPYFRVPVTPPPSPACSQELDPEPEGDIWESYAEEEGWHYAGCHWGRVLSGRLGPVPKGWAWSGPPSVPLAPQPRYQPQPQPQPQPQPQPQPQPTGARAPSPATSPVAVSWRSQSIRPAVLGRRPSVAQGPRRAKGRQPGTASAGGKEPQLWLNSQNERRLRSMEEPILGLPVPRTLPIRRVAGRGMCPGKRSGKLNKPATASPEKYQRSCRRVTLEFKGVEKPR; encoded by the coding sequence ATGTCGCTGCCCCTCCGGCTGCCCTACTGCTCTCCCGCGCGGCGGCTGCGAGCGGTGTTCCTTTTCCCCTACTTCCGTGTCCCCGTTACTCCCCCGCCGTCCCCAGCCTGTTCGCAGGAGCTCGACCCCGAACCCGAAGGCGACATCTGGGAGAGCTACGCAGAGGAGGAAGGCTGGCACTACGCGGGCTGCCACTGGGGGCGAGTGCTGAGCGGCCGCCTGGGCCCCGTCCCGAAGGGCTGGGCGTGGTCGGGCCCTCCGAGCGTCCCGCTAGCCCCACAACCCCGGtaccagccacagccacagccacagccacagccacagccacagccacagccacagcccacCGGGGCTCGGGCGCCTTCCCCCGCCACCTCCCCGGTCGCGGTGTCTTGGCGCTCGCAGTCCATTCGCCCCGCGGTGCTGGGGCGCCGGCCCTCAGTGGCGCAGGGCCCTAGGCGAGCCAAGGGACGCCAGCCTGGAACAGCAAGCGCGGGCGGGAAGGAGCCCCAGCTCTGGTTGAACAGCCAAAATGAGCGGCGGTTGAGGAGCATGGAAGAGCCAATACTAGGTCTCCCGGTTCCCCGAACTTTGCCCATCAGGAGGGTCGCTGGTCGGGGCATGTGTCCCGGGAAGAGAAGCGGGAAGCTGAACAAGCCTGCCACCGCCTCTCCAGAAAAATATCAGAGAAGCTGCAGAAGAGTGACCCTGGAATTCAAAGGAGTGGAAAAGCCCAGATGA